From a region of the Corallococcus coralloides DSM 2259 genome:
- a CDS encoding DUF4159 domain-containing protein has product MPVRSLTRRNLLLATSALVPLLSRRAAAFGEKSRFIPAVARHGGRWDGRLSGLRRLAWELQRRTSVEVVPDARPFALSSPDLFEYPFLYFGGDGPFPALSDAEVSNLRRYLTYGGFVFGDANDGSDGDGFDASFRREMARVLPQSPLKEAPSTHVVFKSFFLLDAAPGRLLHKPLPLVASVGKRAAIIYSQNDVAGAWSRSESGDYEFDVSPGGEPQRELAIRLGINLCMYALCLDYKDDAVHLPLILNKRR; this is encoded by the coding sequence ATGCCTGTGCGGTCCCTCACCCGTCGAAACCTCCTGCTCGCCACGTCCGCGCTCGTCCCGCTGCTGTCCCGGCGTGCGGCCGCCTTCGGTGAGAAGAGCCGCTTCATCCCCGCCGTGGCCCGGCACGGGGGCCGCTGGGACGGACGGCTGTCGGGGCTGCGCCGGCTCGCGTGGGAGCTGCAGCGGCGCACGTCCGTGGAGGTGGTGCCGGACGCGCGCCCGTTCGCGCTGAGCAGCCCGGACCTCTTCGAGTACCCGTTCCTCTACTTCGGAGGGGACGGGCCCTTCCCGGCGCTGAGCGACGCGGAGGTGTCCAACCTGCGCCGCTACCTGACGTACGGCGGCTTCGTGTTCGGGGACGCCAACGACGGCAGCGACGGGGACGGCTTCGACGCCAGCTTCCGCCGGGAGATGGCGCGCGTGCTGCCGCAGAGCCCGCTGAAGGAGGCGCCGAGCACGCACGTCGTCTTCAAGTCCTTCTTCCTCTTGGACGCGGCGCCGGGGCGCCTCTTGCACAAGCCGCTGCCGCTGGTGGCGAGCGTGGGCAAGCGCGCGGCGATCATCTACTCGCAGAACGACGTGGCGGGCGCGTGGAGCCGCAGCGAGTCCGGCGACTACGAGTTCGACGTGTCCCCGGGCGGCGAGCCGCAGCGCGAGCTGGCCATCCGCCTGGGCATCAACCTGTGCATGTACGCGCTCTGCCTGGACTACAAGGACGACGCGGTGCACCTGCCCCTCATCCTCAACAAGCGGCGCTGA
- a CDS encoding superoxide dismutase family protein: MTIRSLLVAAALLSTPALAQDAGTPAPTDAGTKPAIKKGETVKAMVKDAQGKDVGEVTMEQAPKGVLVRGTLANLPPGEHAFHIHETGKCEAPEFKTAGGHFNPTKKQHGALSPKGQHAGDLPNLYVPQDGKVQFDVFIADLKVKSLLDKDGSAVMIHAKLDDYRTDPTGDAGGRIACGVVEKAE, encoded by the coding sequence ATGACGATCCGTTCCCTGCTGGTTGCCGCCGCCCTCCTCTCCACGCCCGCCCTGGCCCAGGACGCCGGGACGCCGGCCCCCACGGACGCCGGGACGAAGCCCGCCATCAAGAAGGGCGAGACGGTGAAGGCGATGGTGAAGGACGCCCAGGGCAAGGACGTGGGCGAGGTGACGATGGAGCAGGCGCCCAAGGGTGTGCTGGTGCGGGGCACGCTGGCGAACCTGCCCCCGGGTGAGCACGCCTTCCACATCCACGAGACGGGCAAGTGCGAGGCGCCGGAGTTCAAGACGGCGGGCGGCCACTTCAACCCGACGAAGAAGCAGCACGGAGCGCTGTCGCCCAAGGGCCAGCACGCCGGTGACCTGCCGAACCTCTACGTCCCCCAGGACGGCAAGGTGCAGTTCGACGTCTTCATCGCCGACCTGAAGGTGAAGTCGCTGCTCGACAAGGACGGCTCCGCCGTCATGATCCACGCCAAGCTGGACGACTACCGCACCGACCCGACCGGCGACGCCGGCGGCCGCATCGCCTGCGGCGTGGTGGAGAAGGCGGAGTAG
- a CDS encoding ion transporter, with product MDRPSEQSPPSGFRARLHTIIFEADTPAGKAFDVALLWAIVFSVAAVMLESVAQVRAEHAHALHVAEWVFTILFALEYVLRLIAVRQPLHYARSFFGIVDLMALLPSFLSVLFPGAQTLLVIRVLRLLRVFRILKLGHLLGQAEVLLTALRASRPKIIVFLGTVLSIDVIMGAVMYMVEGEEHGFDSIPRSMYWAIVTMTTVGFGDITPKTVTGQFLASILMVMGYGIIAVPTGIVSVELAAATRQPLNTQACPGCGAQGHDLDARFCKRCGTALDWAPSQNTG from the coding sequence GTGGACCGCCCCTCCGAACAGAGCCCCCCGAGCGGCTTTCGCGCCCGCCTGCACACGATCATCTTCGAAGCGGACACCCCGGCGGGGAAGGCGTTCGACGTGGCCCTGCTGTGGGCCATCGTCTTCAGCGTCGCGGCGGTGATGCTGGAGAGCGTCGCGCAGGTGCGCGCGGAGCATGCCCACGCGCTGCACGTGGCCGAATGGGTCTTCACCATCCTCTTCGCGCTGGAGTACGTGCTGCGGCTCATCGCGGTGCGCCAACCGCTGCACTACGCGCGCAGCTTCTTCGGCATCGTGGACCTGATGGCGCTGTTGCCGTCGTTCCTGAGCGTCCTGTTCCCCGGCGCGCAGACGCTGCTGGTCATCCGCGTGCTGCGCCTCTTGCGCGTCTTCCGCATCCTCAAGCTGGGGCACCTCTTGGGTCAGGCGGAGGTGCTGCTCACGGCGCTGCGCGCGAGCCGTCCCAAAATCATCGTCTTCCTGGGCACGGTGTTGAGCATCGACGTCATCATGGGCGCGGTCATGTACATGGTGGAGGGCGAGGAGCACGGCTTCGACAGCATTCCCCGTTCCATGTACTGGGCCATCGTGACGATGACGACGGTGGGCTTCGGGGACATCACGCCCAAGACGGTGACGGGGCAGTTCCTCGCGTCCATCCTGATGGTGATGGGCTACGGCATCATCGCGGTGCCCACGGGCATCGTGTCGGTGGAGCTCGCCGCCGCTACGCGTCAGCCGCTGAATACCCAGGCGTGCCCGGGTTGTGGCGCACAGGGTCATGACCTGGATGCGCGCTTTTGCAAACGCTGCGGCACGGCATTGGACTGGGCCCCCTCGCAGAACACCGGGTGA
- a CDS encoding sodium:solute symporter family transporter — MNPTTAGTQLGQPNTTAIVFFLLFVSITLAITYWAARKTKTTSEFFAAGGGISAGQNGFALAGDFMSAASFLGIAGLVATSGFDGLIYSVGWLVGWPVVTFLIAEPLRNLGKYTFADVVAYRLKQTPVRLSAAVGTLTVVVFYLIAQMVGAGNLIRLLFGLSYETAVVIVGAVMILYVLFGGMIATTWVQIVKAVLLLGGATALAISVLYRFGFSPAALFSEAVNRYGPEALAPGKLVSNPLETISLGLALMFGTAGLPHILMRFYTVPNAKAARTSVFYATGLIGFFYLVTFILGFGASVLVGRQAIVGVDKGGNMAAPMLAEVVGGTGFLGFISAVSFATILAVVAGLTLSGAAALSHDLWSSVVRKGHAPEAEQLKVARIASLALGILAIILGVVFKNQNVAFMVGLAFAIAASANFPALLLSMLWRGFTTKGAVASMLTGSISAVLLIFLSPTVQVELLGNASALFPLKNPGIVTIPLSFIVGWVVSLLAPEAEASARFAEVEHRMHVGAPVTPPPVTVPTGVAGTVPQKV; from the coding sequence ATGAATCCCACGACCGCGGGCACGCAGCTTGGCCAGCCCAACACCACGGCCATCGTCTTCTTCCTCCTCTTCGTCAGCATCACGCTGGCCATCACGTACTGGGCGGCGCGCAAGACGAAGACGACGTCGGAGTTCTTCGCCGCGGGAGGCGGCATCAGCGCGGGGCAGAACGGCTTCGCGCTTGCGGGCGACTTCATGAGCGCCGCCAGCTTCCTGGGCATCGCGGGGCTCGTGGCCACGTCCGGCTTCGACGGGCTCATCTACTCCGTGGGCTGGCTGGTGGGCTGGCCCGTGGTGACCTTCCTCATCGCGGAGCCCCTGCGCAACCTGGGCAAGTACACCTTCGCGGACGTGGTGGCCTACCGCCTGAAGCAGACCCCGGTGCGGCTGTCCGCCGCGGTGGGCACGCTCACCGTTGTCGTCTTCTACCTGATTGCCCAGATGGTGGGCGCGGGCAACCTCATCCGCCTGCTGTTCGGCCTCTCCTATGAGACGGCCGTGGTCATCGTGGGCGCGGTGATGATCCTCTACGTGCTCTTCGGCGGGATGATCGCCACCACGTGGGTGCAGATCGTCAAGGCGGTGCTGCTGCTGGGCGGCGCGACGGCGCTGGCCATCTCGGTGCTGTACAGGTTCGGCTTCAGCCCCGCGGCGCTCTTCAGCGAGGCGGTGAACCGCTACGGGCCGGAGGCGCTGGCGCCGGGCAAGCTGGTGTCCAACCCGCTGGAGACCATCTCCCTGGGCCTGGCGCTGATGTTCGGCACGGCGGGCCTGCCGCACATCCTGATGCGCTTCTACACGGTGCCCAACGCGAAGGCGGCGCGCACCAGCGTGTTCTACGCCACGGGCCTCATCGGCTTCTTCTACCTGGTGACGTTCATCCTGGGCTTCGGCGCGTCCGTGCTGGTGGGCCGTCAGGCCATCGTGGGCGTGGACAAGGGCGGCAACATGGCGGCGCCCATGCTGGCGGAGGTGGTGGGCGGCACGGGCTTCCTGGGCTTCATCTCCGCGGTGTCCTTCGCCACCATCCTCGCGGTGGTGGCGGGCCTGACGCTGTCGGGCGCGGCGGCGCTGTCCCACGACCTGTGGTCCAGCGTGGTGCGCAAGGGACACGCGCCGGAGGCGGAGCAGCTCAAGGTGGCGCGCATCGCCAGCCTCGCGCTGGGCATCCTGGCCATCATCCTGGGCGTCGTCTTCAAGAACCAGAACGTGGCCTTCATGGTGGGCCTGGCGTTCGCCATCGCGGCGAGCGCGAACTTCCCCGCGCTGCTGCTGTCCATGCTGTGGAGGGGCTTCACCACCAAGGGCGCGGTGGCCAGCATGCTCACCGGTTCCATCAGCGCGGTGCTGCTCATCTTCCTGTCCCCCACGGTGCAGGTGGAGCTGCTGGGCAACGCGTCCGCCCTCTTCCCGCTGAAGAACCCGGGCATCGTCACCATCCCGCTGTCCTTCATCGTCGGCTGGGTGGTGTCGCTGCTGGCGCCGGAGGCGGAGGCGTCCGCGCGGTTCGCGGAGGTGGAGCACCGCATGCACGTGGGCGCGCCGGTGACGCCGCCTCCGGTGACGGTGCCCACGGGCGTGGCGGGCACGGTGCCCCAAAAGGTTTGA
- the acs gene encoding acetate--CoA ligase translates to MATDTDSLFQPKEAFRRTAHVKSLEEYQRLYRQSLEAPDAFWGEQARQLTWFHPPESIREVNEQAADFAWFVGGKLNVTVNCVDRHAKARPDKAAILWAKNTPGEYETITFRDLAHHVNRLANVLKAHGVRKGDRVIVYLPMIPELVYSLLACARIGAVHSVVFAGFSADSLRERVLDSGAKVVITANEGPRGPKSVATKAITDEALDGLAQVTSVLVARRTPKEVPMREGRDHWLDVEAQKHRGVCPAEWMDAEDPLFILYTSGSTGKPKGVLHTTGGYLVYANTTFRYIFDTQPDDVHFCTADVGWVTGHSYLVYGPLSTGTTTVLFESTPTWPDASRLWQVVDDLKATTLYTAPTALRSLIKEGDSFVTKSSRKSLRLLGSVGEPINPEVWRWFHDVVGEGRCPVVDTWWQTETGGILIAPLPGATPAKPGSATLPFFGVEPVLVDEEGRKLEGNGVSGNLCLARSWPGQARTLYGHHSRFVETYYARFLPLYFTGDGCRRDEDGYYWITGRVDDVLNVSGHRLGTAEVESALVAHEAVAEAAVVGFPHDLKGTGVCAFVTVKPDFLRTPDEKMVGSLREQVRHVIGPIATPDRVVLVSGLPKTRSGKILRRMLRKIAGGETENLGDASTLADPAVLDELLTKGLPPTSRR, encoded by the coding sequence CAGGCCGCCGACTTCGCCTGGTTCGTGGGCGGCAAGCTCAACGTCACGGTCAACTGTGTGGACCGCCACGCGAAGGCGCGCCCGGACAAGGCCGCCATCCTCTGGGCCAAGAACACGCCCGGCGAGTACGAGACCATCACCTTCCGCGACCTCGCCCACCACGTGAACCGCCTGGCCAACGTGCTCAAGGCGCACGGCGTGCGGAAGGGCGACCGCGTCATCGTCTACCTGCCCATGATTCCGGAGCTGGTGTACTCGCTGCTCGCGTGCGCGCGCATCGGCGCGGTGCACTCGGTGGTGTTCGCGGGCTTCTCCGCGGACTCGCTGCGTGAGCGCGTGCTGGACTCCGGCGCGAAGGTCGTCATCACCGCCAATGAAGGCCCGCGCGGCCCCAAGAGCGTGGCCACCAAGGCCATCACCGACGAGGCCCTGGATGGCCTGGCCCAGGTGACGTCCGTGCTCGTCGCGCGCCGCACGCCCAAGGAAGTGCCCATGCGCGAGGGGCGCGACCACTGGCTGGACGTGGAGGCTCAGAAGCACCGCGGCGTCTGCCCCGCGGAGTGGATGGACGCGGAGGATCCGCTCTTCATCCTCTACACCTCCGGCTCCACCGGGAAGCCCAAGGGCGTGCTGCACACGACGGGCGGCTACCTCGTCTACGCGAACACGACGTTCCGCTACATCTTCGACACGCAGCCGGACGACGTGCACTTCTGCACCGCGGACGTGGGCTGGGTGACGGGCCACTCGTATCTCGTGTACGGCCCGCTCTCCACCGGCACCACCACGGTCCTCTTCGAGTCCACGCCGACGTGGCCGGACGCAAGCCGCCTCTGGCAGGTGGTGGACGACCTGAAGGCCACCACGCTCTACACCGCGCCCACCGCGCTGCGCTCGCTCATCAAGGAGGGCGACAGCTTCGTCACGAAGTCGTCCCGCAAGTCGCTGCGCCTGTTGGGCAGCGTGGGCGAGCCCATCAACCCGGAGGTCTGGCGCTGGTTCCACGACGTGGTGGGCGAGGGCCGCTGCCCCGTGGTGGACACCTGGTGGCAGACGGAGACGGGCGGCATCCTCATCGCGCCGCTGCCGGGCGCGACGCCCGCCAAGCCCGGCAGCGCCACCCTGCCCTTCTTCGGCGTGGAGCCGGTGCTGGTGGATGAGGAGGGCCGCAAGCTGGAAGGCAACGGCGTCAGCGGCAACCTGTGCCTCGCGCGTTCGTGGCCGGGCCAGGCGCGCACGCTGTACGGCCACCACTCCCGCTTCGTGGAGACGTACTACGCGCGCTTCCTGCCGCTGTACTTCACTGGCGACGGCTGCCGCCGCGACGAGGACGGCTACTACTGGATCACCGGCCGCGTGGACGACGTGCTCAACGTGTCCGGCCACCGCCTGGGCACCGCGGAGGTGGAGAGCGCGCTCGTCGCCCACGAGGCCGTCGCCGAGGCCGCCGTGGTGGGCTTCCCTCACGACCTGAAGGGCACGGGCGTGTGCGCCTTCGTCACGGTGAAGCCGGACTTCCTGCGCACGCCGGACGAGAAGATGGTGGGCAGCTTGCGTGAGCAGGTGCGCCACGTGATTGGGCCCATCGCCACGCCGGACCGGGTGGTGCTGGTGTCGGGCCTGCCCAAGACGCGCTCCGGAAAGATCCTGCGCCGCATGCTCCGGAAGATCGCCGGTGGCGAGACGGAGAATCTGGGTGACGCGAGCACGCTCGCGGACCCCGCCGTCCTGGATGAACTGCTGACCAAGGGCCTGCCTCCCACCTCGCGCCGCTGA
- a CDS encoding N-6 DNA methylase — MARAIDTPELDEERLVHQFPDINRKAVGAFYTPAPIVERTLALALAHVGDRPLTVVDPACGAGAFLAAAARHRPDARLCGLELDAGVARLCQARVPGADVRVGDALRGGLEPLLAETPEGHAELWVGNPPYNGTSAVLKDAACYARLRALVPLEMPPGTSLRDDFAFFLLVAMKRLTARPGVLAFITPASLLESFIYAPLRHALLQALHLREVVDLGPGIFTGTQVRTCITVWTSRSNADASPPRYEHKGAGQCFTPEAPEWRLSPIAQEAAALDADWRARGELLTTLIPVSLPGVKTRFDELLVDADRERLLARLRAFCAATQDTLEDFAREHGLEPALLPKLRALKQGPALEVDTSHVRPFFRYGGARHRGAVPPEAKAFCYLDRRLIPRGDHRLRGPYDPHEEAVKLLFNVRELPLSAALLEEPGCVHDHRHARFAPLYVPERIRDEGLGITRGARSRESLGPLVPNLSPRASAWAEGLGGPEAAFRAVMRFLNGTQVQRVWAPAFGASRVVPVPLEGLLPE, encoded by the coding sequence ATGGCCCGCGCCATCGACACGCCCGAGCTGGACGAGGAACGGCTGGTCCACCAGTTCCCCGACATCAACCGCAAGGCGGTGGGCGCGTTCTACACGCCCGCGCCCATCGTGGAGCGCACGCTCGCGCTGGCGTTGGCGCACGTGGGCGACAGGCCGCTCACGGTGGTGGACCCAGCCTGTGGCGCGGGGGCCTTCCTCGCCGCCGCCGCGCGGCACCGCCCGGACGCGAGGCTGTGCGGCCTGGAGCTGGATGCCGGCGTCGCCCGTCTGTGTCAGGCCCGCGTGCCGGGCGCGGACGTGCGTGTCGGGGATGCGCTGAGGGGCGGGCTGGAGCCGCTGCTCGCGGAGACACCGGAGGGGCACGCGGAGTTATGGGTGGGCAACCCGCCCTACAACGGCACGTCCGCGGTGCTGAAGGACGCGGCCTGCTACGCGCGGCTGCGCGCCCTGGTGCCGCTGGAGATGCCGCCGGGCACGAGCCTTCGCGACGACTTCGCGTTCTTCCTCCTCGTGGCCATGAAGCGGCTGACGGCCCGGCCGGGAGTGCTGGCCTTCATCACGCCCGCGAGCCTGCTGGAGTCGTTCATCTACGCGCCGCTGCGCCACGCGCTGTTGCAAGCGCTTCATCTGCGCGAGGTGGTGGACCTGGGCCCGGGCATCTTCACGGGCACGCAGGTACGCACGTGCATCACGGTGTGGACGTCGCGCTCCAACGCGGACGCCTCTCCGCCCCGCTACGAGCACAAGGGCGCGGGCCAGTGCTTCACACCTGAGGCTCCCGAGTGGCGGCTCTCTCCCATCGCGCAGGAGGCCGCCGCGCTGGACGCGGACTGGCGCGCGCGGGGGGAATTGCTCACCACACTCATCCCGGTGAGCCTGCCCGGGGTGAAGACGCGCTTCGACGAGCTGCTGGTGGACGCGGACCGGGAGCGGCTGCTCGCGCGACTCCGGGCCTTCTGCGCCGCGACGCAGGACACGCTGGAGGACTTCGCGCGGGAGCACGGCTTGGAGCCCGCGCTGCTGCCCAAGCTGCGCGCGCTGAAGCAGGGGCCGGCGCTGGAGGTGGACACAAGCCACGTGCGTCCGTTCTTCCGCTACGGCGGCGCGAGGCACCGGGGCGCGGTGCCGCCGGAGGCGAAGGCGTTCTGCTACCTGGACCGGCGGCTGATTCCCCGGGGAGACCACCGGCTGCGCGGTCCGTATGATCCGCACGAGGAGGCGGTGAAGCTCCTGTTCAACGTGCGCGAGCTGCCCCTGTCCGCGGCGCTGCTGGAGGAGCCCGGCTGCGTGCACGACCACCGCCACGCGCGGTTCGCGCCGCTGTACGTGCCCGAGCGGATCCGGGACGAAGGCCTGGGCATCACCCGGGGCGCCAGGTCCCGCGAGTCCCTGGGCCCGCTGGTGCCGAACCTGTCGCCCCGGGCCAGCGCCTGGGCAGAAGGCCTGGGAGGGCCGGAGGCGGCGTTCCGCGCGGTGATGCGCTTCCTGAACGGGACGCAGGTGCAGCGCGTCTGGGCGCCCGCGTTCGGAGCATCCCGGGTGGTTCCGGTGCCGCTGGAGGGCTTGCTGCCGGAGTGA
- a CDS encoding DUF485 domain-containing protein, translating to MHGNSKDEALKALAARRWRVAGALTVAMLVAYLGFILLVAFNRPLMGHQFVPGLSVGIVLGALTILFAWVLTGVYMSWANRKYDSALDELRR from the coding sequence ATGCACGGCAATTCCAAGGACGAGGCGTTGAAGGCGCTCGCCGCGCGGCGCTGGCGCGTGGCCGGTGCGCTGACGGTGGCGATGCTGGTGGCCTACCTGGGCTTCATCCTGCTGGTGGCCTTCAACCGGCCGCTGATGGGGCACCAGTTCGTGCCAGGGCTGTCCGTCGGCATCGTGCTGGGGGCGCTCACCATCCTCTTCGCCTGGGTGCTGACGGGCGTCTACATGAGCTGGGCCAACCGCAAGTACGACAGCGCCCTCGACGAACTGCGCCGCTGA
- a CDS encoding alpha/beta fold hydrolase, which produces MRTLNGTSKRVSFSLLGLGLSLTALPAAAEKAPPTPQEVMREARRTVLTDGIEKAEAVRIGGIDQWISVRGRHKDNPLLLFLHGGPGYTALPAAYFYQGEWEEYFTVAHWDQRGAGKTYALTPADKVKPTMTVDRMVADAEEVVAYLRKTYGKKRIVLVGHSWGTLLGVRLVQKHPEWFDAYVGIGQGLDVPRNEVLGYEATLAAAKADGNKKAIADLESIAPFPDPKDPARTLANLHKERRWLSYYEAHGWRAPDWHGAQVWRYSPDVTDKDMDARDAGLDLSLAAFWGPISQMNLTKAHRFAVPVVFFHGRHDRTVSAQLLEDWFPTVQAPSKKLVWFEDSAHMVHEEEPGKVLVHLVNDVLPLTRGK; this is translated from the coding sequence ATGCGGACCCTGAACGGCACCTCGAAGCGCGTCTCCTTCTCCTTGCTCGGCCTGGGCCTGTCGCTCACGGCCCTCCCGGCCGCCGCGGAAAAGGCCCCTCCCACGCCGCAGGAGGTCATGCGGGAAGCCCGCCGCACCGTGCTCACGGACGGCATCGAGAAAGCGGAGGCCGTGCGCATCGGCGGCATCGACCAGTGGATTTCGGTGCGCGGGCGCCACAAGGACAACCCGCTGCTGCTCTTCCTGCATGGCGGACCGGGCTACACCGCGCTGCCCGCCGCGTACTTCTACCAGGGGGAATGGGAGGAATATTTCACCGTCGCGCACTGGGATCAGCGCGGCGCGGGCAAGACGTATGCCCTCACGCCCGCGGACAAGGTGAAGCCCACCATGACCGTGGACCGCATGGTCGCGGACGCGGAGGAGGTGGTCGCGTACCTGCGCAAGACGTATGGCAAGAAGCGCATCGTGCTCGTGGGCCACAGTTGGGGCACGCTGCTGGGCGTGAGGCTCGTCCAGAAGCACCCGGAGTGGTTCGATGCGTATGTGGGCATCGGGCAGGGATTGGACGTGCCGAGGAACGAGGTCCTGGGCTACGAGGCCACGCTCGCCGCAGCGAAGGCGGACGGCAACAAGAAGGCCATCGCGGACCTGGAGTCCATTGCCCCGTTCCCGGACCCCAAGGACCCCGCGCGCACGCTGGCCAACCTGCACAAGGAGCGCCGCTGGCTCTCGTATTATGAGGCGCACGGCTGGCGCGCGCCGGACTGGCACGGCGCCCAGGTCTGGCGCTACAGCCCGGACGTCACCGACAAGGACATGGACGCGCGCGACGCGGGCCTGGACCTGAGCCTCGCGGCGTTCTGGGGGCCCATCTCCCAGATGAACCTCACGAAGGCCCACCGCTTCGCCGTGCCCGTCGTCTTCTTCCACGGTCGGCACGATCGCACCGTGTCCGCGCAGTTGCTGGAGGACTGGTTCCCCACCGTCCAGGCCCCGTCCAAGAAGCTCGTCTGGTTCGAGGACTCCGCGCACATGGTGCACGAGGAGGAACCCGGCAAGGTGCTCGTGCACCTGGTGAACGACGTGCTCCCGCTCACGCGCGGGAAGTAG
- a CDS encoding glutamine amidotransferase produces the protein MNSPSFNAWKLVSLSPLPVWALVLLGVGLVLGIALAAWGVRREPSRGRKLLLWGLRIGAGVAAFFFLLEPGIRHLQVARMKNRVAVLVDRSASMNFPSEPGGPTRSAQVAAFLEKAAPTFASWQDRFTVEVYGVDPELAPVTAAQLAQEPARAGTTDLLAALRSAASGGQGSRKLSGVLLFSDGADNTELKAGAVGRARAALTDLGVPVSTFLVGQEALKDLSVEGLKVDDFAFVRNSLTVEVEIHGRGFSGQDIPVVLSQEGKTVASKLVKMTTGDDVKPVSFTFTPDQTGRFVYTVTVPTFPDEAVSDNNSRSFTLKVIRDRVRVLLVVGRPSWDERFLRGLLKQDANVDLVSFYILRTLSDDPGVSNERELSLIPFPMEEIFDTKLHTFDVVIFQNFGYSDPSLSIAEYERNLERYIHEGGAFVMIGGDSVLGEGRASMPTLMEALPVEAAGPANADPFKPRLTPEGLRHPVTSIGTGAASTEGTWGELAPIPGANLTRARPGATVLMDHPFMTVDGKNAPLVSVWDYGRGRAMVVATDATWSWAFTAHREGSPNRAYDRFWGNALRWLVRDPDLTTLKVTADPPSVEPGRPVGVVVQARMADYQPAEGAQVRVELFSVATQKPVAVQTGTTGADGVVRLEFAPPAPGPYKLLASAKKGETDLGKGEDAVAVRAVGPELSDASVRPTLMEQIASITEGKAYKLPQDGMPDVPLLDPPVVEVGRAKDQPLWDRWYYLVALIALLGAEWFARRRFGYV, from the coding sequence ATGAACTCCCCGTCCTTCAACGCGTGGAAGCTCGTCAGCCTGTCGCCCCTGCCGGTCTGGGCACTGGTGCTGCTGGGCGTGGGGTTGGTGCTGGGCATCGCGCTGGCGGCGTGGGGCGTGCGCCGCGAGCCGTCCCGGGGCCGCAAGCTGCTCTTGTGGGGCCTGCGCATCGGCGCGGGCGTGGCGGCGTTCTTCTTCCTGTTGGAGCCCGGCATCCGTCACCTGCAGGTGGCGCGGATGAAGAACCGGGTGGCGGTGCTGGTGGACCGCTCGGCGTCCATGAACTTCCCGTCGGAGCCGGGCGGGCCCACGCGCAGCGCGCAGGTGGCGGCGTTCCTGGAGAAGGCGGCGCCCACGTTCGCGTCCTGGCAGGACCGCTTCACGGTGGAGGTGTACGGGGTGGATCCGGAGCTCGCTCCGGTGACGGCCGCGCAGCTGGCCCAGGAGCCGGCGCGGGCGGGCACGACGGACCTGCTCGCGGCGCTCCGGTCCGCGGCGTCCGGGGGGCAGGGGTCGCGCAAGCTGTCCGGCGTGCTGCTGTTCAGCGACGGCGCGGACAACACGGAATTGAAGGCCGGGGCGGTGGGCCGGGCGCGCGCGGCCCTCACGGACCTGGGCGTGCCGGTGTCCACGTTCCTGGTGGGCCAGGAGGCGCTGAAGGATTTGTCGGTGGAGGGGCTGAAGGTGGATGACTTCGCCTTCGTGCGCAACTCGCTGACGGTGGAGGTGGAGATCCACGGCCGCGGGTTCTCCGGGCAGGACATCCCCGTCGTCTTGAGCCAGGAGGGCAAGACGGTGGCGAGCAAGCTGGTGAAGATGACCACCGGCGACGACGTGAAGCCGGTGTCCTTCACCTTCACGCCGGACCAGACGGGGCGCTTCGTCTACACGGTGACGGTGCCCACGTTCCCGGATGAGGCGGTGAGCGACAACAACAGCCGGTCGTTCACGCTGAAGGTGATTCGCGACCGCGTGCGCGTGCTGCTGGTCGTGGGGCGGCCGTCGTGGGACGAGCGCTTCCTGCGCGGACTGCTCAAGCAGGACGCGAACGTGGACCTGGTGTCGTTCTACATCCTGCGCACGCTGTCGGACGACCCGGGCGTGTCGAACGAGCGGGAGCTGTCGCTCATCCCGTTCCCCATGGAGGAGATCTTCGACACGAAGCTGCACACGTTCGACGTCGTCATCTTCCAGAACTTCGGTTACTCGGACCCTTCGCTGTCCATCGCGGAGTATGAGCGCAACCTGGAGCGCTACATCCACGAAGGCGGCGCGTTCGTGATGATTGGCGGCGACAGCGTGCTGGGTGAAGGCCGCGCGTCGATGCCCACGCTGATGGAGGCGCTGCCGGTGGAGGCGGCGGGCCCCGCGAATGCGGATCCGTTCAAGCCGCGCCTCACGCCGGAGGGCCTGCGGCATCCGGTGACGTCCATTGGCACGGGCGCGGCGAGCACGGAGGGCACGTGGGGAGAGCTTGCGCCGATTCCGGGCGCGAACCTGACGCGGGCGCGGCCGGGGGCGACGGTGCTGATGGACCACCCGTTCATGACGGTGGACGGGAAGAACGCGCCGCTCGTGTCGGTGTGGGACTACGGGCGGGGCCGGGCGATGGTGGTGGCGACGGACGCGACGTGGTCGTGGGCGTTCACGGCGCACCGGGAGGGTTCGCCGAACCGGGCGTATGACCGCTTCTGGGGCAATGCGCTGCGCTGGCTGGTGAGGGATCCGGACCTGACGACGCTGAAGGTGACGGCGGATCCGCCGTCGGTGGAGCCGGGGCGGCCGGTGGGCGTGGTGGTGCAGGCGCGGATGGCGGACTACCAGCCGGCGGAGGGCGCGCAGGTGCGGGTGGAGCTGTTCTCCGTGGCGACGCAGAAGCCGGTGGCGGTGCAGACGGGCACGACGGGCGCGGACGGCGTGGTGCGCCTGGAGTTCGCGCCGCCGGCGCCGGGGCCATACAAGCTGCTCGCGTCCGCGAAGAAGGGCGAGACGGACCTGGGCAAGGGCGAGGACGCGGTGGCGGTGCGCGCGGTGGGGCCGGAGCTGTCGGACGCGTCGGTGCGGCCGACGCTGATGGAGCAGATCGCCAGCATCACGGAGGGCAAGGCGTACAAGCTGCCGCAGGACGGGATGCCGGACGTGCCGCTGTTGGATCCTCCGGTGGTGGAGGTGGGGCGCGCGAAGGACCAGCCGCTGTGGGACCGCTGGTACTACCTGGTGGCGCTCATCGCGCTCCTGGGCGCGGAGTGGTTCGCGCGTCGGCGGTTCGGGTACGTGTAG